The following coding sequences lie in one Rutidosis leptorrhynchoides isolate AG116_Rl617_1_P2 chromosome 4, CSIRO_AGI_Rlap_v1, whole genome shotgun sequence genomic window:
- the LOC139840884 gene encoding uncharacterized protein, with the protein MAFKKDGQMVDENMIVLRERIRKIEAETECDNQYPDNWMEWEKTYVYNGGYHSDVYEAVAFLQRFFMDNRPSVVLGLVVFFALGGSIGMITVLQWLINSVHGN; encoded by the coding sequence ATGGCGTTCAAGAAAGATGGACAAATGGTTGATGAAAACATGATTGTTTTACGCGAAAGGATTCGTAAGATAGAGGCTGAAACCGAATGCGATAATCAGTATCCTGATAATTGGATGGAATGGGAAAAAACATATGTTTACAATGGTGGGTATCATTCTGATGTTTATGAGGCGGTTGCGTTTTTACAAAGGTTTTTTATGGACAACAGGCCGAGTGTGGTGTTGGGACTGGTGGTGTTTTTCGCATTGGGTGGTTCGATTGGGATGATCACAGTTTTGCAGTGGCTGATAAATTCGGTTCATGGAAACTAA